In the Pseudochaenichthys georgianus unplaced genomic scaffold, fPseGeo1.2 scaffold_746_arrow_ctg1, whole genome shotgun sequence genome, one interval contains:
- the impa1 gene encoding inositol monophosphatase 1, giving the protein MADAWKEAMELAEKTARRAGEVVCAALQVERSVMTKSCSVDLVTQTDQQVEQLIIQSVRDKFPTHRFIGEESVAAGEPCVLTDEPTWIIDPIDGTTNFVHAFPFVAVSIGFSVNKQMEFGVVFSCLEDKMYTARRGGGAFCNGERLQVSSQEDVQQAMVCTEFGSSRDPEVVEKIFCSLRAVLSIPTHGVRGAGTAAINMCLVASGCVEAYYEIGIHVWDIAAGALLVTEAGGVLMDVQGGPVDLMSRRVLAANSPALAERLLQEIHSFCPIRDDAAPSL; this is encoded by the exons ATGGCCGACGCCTGGAAAGAAGCCATGGAGCTGGCAGAGAAAACAGCGAGGAGAGcgggggag gtggtgTGTGCGGCGCTGCAGGTGGAGCGCTCTGTGATGACGAAGAGCTGCTCGGTGGATCTGGTGACACAGACTGACCAGCAGGTGGAGCAGCTGATCATCCAATCAGTGAGGGACAAGTTCCCAACGCACAG gttcaTAGGGGAGGAGTCAGTAGCTGCAGGTGAGCCCTGTGTCCTGACTGATGAGCCCACCTGGATCATCGACCCCATCGACGGGACCACCAACTTCGTGCACGC ATTCCCTTTTGTTGCCGTTTCCATCGGCTTCTCTGTCAACAAGCAG ATGGAGTTTGGGGTGGTGTTCAGCTGTCTGGAGGATAAGATGTACACggccaggaggggggggggcgcctTCTGCAACGGAGAGAGGCTGCAGGTCTCCAGCCAGGAAG ATGTCCAGCAGGCGATGGTCTGCACAGAGTTCGGCTCCAGCAGAGACCCTGAAGTCGTGGAGAAAATCTTCTGCAGCCTGAGAGCCGTGCTGAGCATCCCTACACAcgg agtgcGTGGAGCAGGAACTGCAGCGATCAACATGTGTCTGGTGGCCTCTGGATGTGTGGAGGCATATTATGAGATTGGGATCCACGTGTGGGACATCGCTGCGGGGGCTCTGCTGGTGACCGAGGCGGGGGGCGTGCTGATGGACGTGCAGG GCGGGCCGGTGGACCTGATGTCTCGCCGGGTGCTAGCGGCTAACAGCCCGGCGCTAGCTGAGCGGCTGCTGCAGGAGATCCACAGCTTCTGTCCAATCAGAGACGACGCTGCGCCCTCACTCTGA